One part of the Eptesicus fuscus isolate TK198812 chromosome 2, DD_ASM_mEF_20220401, whole genome shotgun sequence genome encodes these proteins:
- the HNRNPD gene encoding heterogeneous nuclear ribonucleoprotein D0 isoform X2, with the protein MSEEQFGGDGAAATAAVGGSAGEQEGAMVAAAQGASAAAGSGAGTGGGTAAGGTEGGSAESEGAKIDASKNEEDEGKMFIGGLSWDTTKKDLKDYFSKFGEVVDCTLKLDPITGRSRGFGFVLFKESESVDKVMDQKEHKLNGKVIDPKRAKAMKTKEPVKKIFVGGLSPDTPEEKIREYFGGFGEVESIELPMDKSNKRRGFCFITFKEEEPVKKIMEKKYHNVGLSKCEIKVAMSKEQYQQQQQWGSRGGFSGRARGRGGGPSQNWNQGYSNYWNQGYGNYGYNSPGYGGYGGYDYTGYNNYYGYGDYSNQQSGYGKVSRRGGHQNSYKPY; encoded by the exons ATGTCGGAGGAGCAGTTCGGCGGAGACGGCGCGGCGGCAACGGCGGCGGTAGGCGGCTCGGCAGGCGAGCAGGAGGGAGCCATGGTGGCGGCGGCGCAAGGGGCATCGGCGGCGGCGGGAAGCGGAGCCGGGACCGGGGGCGGAACCGCGGCCGGCGGCACTGAAGGGGGCAGCGCCGAGTCGGAGGGAGCGAAGATAGATGCCAGTAAGAACGAGGAGGATGAAGG GAAAATGTTTATAGGAGGCCTTAGCtgggacactacaaagaaagatctGAAGGACTACTTCTCCAAATTTGGTGAAGTTGTAGACTGCACTCTGAAGTTAGATCCTATCACAGGGCGATCAAGGGGTTTTGGCTTTGTGCTGTTTAAAGAGTCGGAGAGTGTAGATAAG GTCATGGATCAGAAAGAACATAAATTGAATGGGAAGGTGATTGATCCTAAAAGGGCCAAAGCCATGAAAACAAAAGAGcctgttaaaaaaatttttgttggtGGCCTTTCTCCAGATACACCTGAAGAGAAAATAAGGGAGTACTTTGGTGGTTTTGGTGAG GTGGAATCCATAGAGCTCCCCATGGACAAATCCAATAAGAGGCGTGGGTTCTGCTTTATTACCTTTAAGGAAGAGGAACCAGTGAAGAAGATAATGGAAAAGAAATACCACAATGTTGGTCTTAGTAAA tgtgAAATAAAAGTAGCCATGTCAAAGGAACAGTATCAGCAACAGCAACAATGGGGATCTAGAGGAGGATTTTCAGGAAGAGCTCGTGGAAGAGGTGGTG GCCCCAGTCAAAACTGGAACCAGGGATATAGTAACTATTGGAATCAAGGCTATGGCAACTATGGATATAACAGCCCAGGTTACGGTGGTTATGGAGGATATGACTACACTGGTTACAACAACTACTATGGATATGGTGATTATAGCA accagcagagtggttatgggaaAGTATCCAGGCGAGGTGGTCATCAAAATAGCTACAAACCGTACTAA
- the HNRNPD gene encoding heterogeneous nuclear ribonucleoprotein D0 isoform X3, which produces MSEEQFGGDGAAATAAVGGSAGEQEGAMVAAAQGASAAAGSGAGTGGGTAAGGTEGGSAESEGAKIDASKNEEDEGHSNSSPRHSEAATAQREEWKMFIGGLSWDTTKKDLKDYFSKFGEVVDCTLKLDPITGRSRGFGFVLFKESESVDKVMDQKEHKLNGKVIDPKRAKAMKTKEPVKKIFVGGLSPDTPEEKIREYFGGFGEVESIELPMDKSNKRRGFCFITFKEEEPVKKIMEKKYHNVGLSKCEIKVAMSKEQYQQQQQWGSRGGFSGRARGRGGDQQSGYGKVSRRGGHQNSYKPY; this is translated from the exons ATGTCGGAGGAGCAGTTCGGCGGAGACGGCGCGGCGGCAACGGCGGCGGTAGGCGGCTCGGCAGGCGAGCAGGAGGGAGCCATGGTGGCGGCGGCGCAAGGGGCATCGGCGGCGGCGGGAAGCGGAGCCGGGACCGGGGGCGGAACCGCGGCCGGCGGCACTGAAGGGGGCAGCGCCGAGTCGGAGGGAGCGAAGATAGATGCCAGTAAGAACGAGGAGGATGAAGG CCATTCAAACTCCTCCCCACGACACTCTGAAGCAGCGACGGCACAGCGGGAAGAAtg GAAAATGTTTATAGGAGGCCTTAGCtgggacactacaaagaaagatctGAAGGACTACTTCTCCAAATTTGGTGAAGTTGTAGACTGCACTCTGAAGTTAGATCCTATCACAGGGCGATCAAGGGGTTTTGGCTTTGTGCTGTTTAAAGAGTCGGAGAGTGTAGATAAG GTCATGGATCAGAAAGAACATAAATTGAATGGGAAGGTGATTGATCCTAAAAGGGCCAAAGCCATGAAAACAAAAGAGcctgttaaaaaaatttttgttggtGGCCTTTCTCCAGATACACCTGAAGAGAAAATAAGGGAGTACTTTGGTGGTTTTGGTGAG GTGGAATCCATAGAGCTCCCCATGGACAAATCCAATAAGAGGCGTGGGTTCTGCTTTATTACCTTTAAGGAAGAGGAACCAGTGAAGAAGATAATGGAAAAGAAATACCACAATGTTGGTCTTAGTAAA tgtgAAATAAAAGTAGCCATGTCAAAGGAACAGTATCAGCAACAGCAACAATGGGGATCTAGAGGAGGATTTTCAGGAAGAGCTCGTGGAAGAGGTGGTG accagcagagtggttatgggaaAGTATCCAGGCGAGGTGGTCATCAAAATAGCTACAAACCGTACTAA
- the HNRNPD gene encoding heterogeneous nuclear ribonucleoprotein D0 isoform X1, translating to MSEEQFGGDGAAATAAVGGSAGEQEGAMVAAAQGASAAAGSGAGTGGGTAAGGTEGGSAESEGAKIDASKNEEDEGHSNSSPRHSEAATAQREEWKMFIGGLSWDTTKKDLKDYFSKFGEVVDCTLKLDPITGRSRGFGFVLFKESESVDKVMDQKEHKLNGKVIDPKRAKAMKTKEPVKKIFVGGLSPDTPEEKIREYFGGFGEVESIELPMDKSNKRRGFCFITFKEEEPVKKIMEKKYHNVGLSKCEIKVAMSKEQYQQQQQWGSRGGFSGRARGRGGGPSQNWNQGYSNYWNQGYGNYGYNSPGYGGYGGYDYTGYNNYYGYGDYSNQQSGYGKVSRRGGHQNSYKPY from the exons ATGTCGGAGGAGCAGTTCGGCGGAGACGGCGCGGCGGCAACGGCGGCGGTAGGCGGCTCGGCAGGCGAGCAGGAGGGAGCCATGGTGGCGGCGGCGCAAGGGGCATCGGCGGCGGCGGGAAGCGGAGCCGGGACCGGGGGCGGAACCGCGGCCGGCGGCACTGAAGGGGGCAGCGCCGAGTCGGAGGGAGCGAAGATAGATGCCAGTAAGAACGAGGAGGATGAAGG CCATTCAAACTCCTCCCCACGACACTCTGAAGCAGCGACGGCACAGCGGGAAGAAtg GAAAATGTTTATAGGAGGCCTTAGCtgggacactacaaagaaagatctGAAGGACTACTTCTCCAAATTTGGTGAAGTTGTAGACTGCACTCTGAAGTTAGATCCTATCACAGGGCGATCAAGGGGTTTTGGCTTTGTGCTGTTTAAAGAGTCGGAGAGTGTAGATAAG GTCATGGATCAGAAAGAACATAAATTGAATGGGAAGGTGATTGATCCTAAAAGGGCCAAAGCCATGAAAACAAAAGAGcctgttaaaaaaatttttgttggtGGCCTTTCTCCAGATACACCTGAAGAGAAAATAAGGGAGTACTTTGGTGGTTTTGGTGAG GTGGAATCCATAGAGCTCCCCATGGACAAATCCAATAAGAGGCGTGGGTTCTGCTTTATTACCTTTAAGGAAGAGGAACCAGTGAAGAAGATAATGGAAAAGAAATACCACAATGTTGGTCTTAGTAAA tgtgAAATAAAAGTAGCCATGTCAAAGGAACAGTATCAGCAACAGCAACAATGGGGATCTAGAGGAGGATTTTCAGGAAGAGCTCGTGGAAGAGGTGGTG GCCCCAGTCAAAACTGGAACCAGGGATATAGTAACTATTGGAATCAAGGCTATGGCAACTATGGATATAACAGCCCAGGTTACGGTGGTTATGGAGGATATGACTACACTGGTTACAACAACTACTATGGATATGGTGATTATAGCA accagcagagtggttatgggaaAGTATCCAGGCGAGGTGGTCATCAAAATAGCTACAAACCGTACTAA
- the HNRNPD gene encoding heterogeneous nuclear ribonucleoprotein D0 isoform X4 has protein sequence MSEEQFGGDGAAATAAVGGSAGEQEGAMVAAAQGASAAAGSGAGTGGGTAAGGTEGGSAESEGAKIDASKNEEDEGKMFIGGLSWDTTKKDLKDYFSKFGEVVDCTLKLDPITGRSRGFGFVLFKESESVDKVMDQKEHKLNGKVIDPKRAKAMKTKEPVKKIFVGGLSPDTPEEKIREYFGGFGEVESIELPMDKSNKRRGFCFITFKEEEPVKKIMEKKYHNVGLSKCEIKVAMSKEQYQQQQQWGSRGGFSGRARGRGGDQQSGYGKVSRRGGHQNSYKPY, from the exons ATGTCGGAGGAGCAGTTCGGCGGAGACGGCGCGGCGGCAACGGCGGCGGTAGGCGGCTCGGCAGGCGAGCAGGAGGGAGCCATGGTGGCGGCGGCGCAAGGGGCATCGGCGGCGGCGGGAAGCGGAGCCGGGACCGGGGGCGGAACCGCGGCCGGCGGCACTGAAGGGGGCAGCGCCGAGTCGGAGGGAGCGAAGATAGATGCCAGTAAGAACGAGGAGGATGAAGG GAAAATGTTTATAGGAGGCCTTAGCtgggacactacaaagaaagatctGAAGGACTACTTCTCCAAATTTGGTGAAGTTGTAGACTGCACTCTGAAGTTAGATCCTATCACAGGGCGATCAAGGGGTTTTGGCTTTGTGCTGTTTAAAGAGTCGGAGAGTGTAGATAAG GTCATGGATCAGAAAGAACATAAATTGAATGGGAAGGTGATTGATCCTAAAAGGGCCAAAGCCATGAAAACAAAAGAGcctgttaaaaaaatttttgttggtGGCCTTTCTCCAGATACACCTGAAGAGAAAATAAGGGAGTACTTTGGTGGTTTTGGTGAG GTGGAATCCATAGAGCTCCCCATGGACAAATCCAATAAGAGGCGTGGGTTCTGCTTTATTACCTTTAAGGAAGAGGAACCAGTGAAGAAGATAATGGAAAAGAAATACCACAATGTTGGTCTTAGTAAA tgtgAAATAAAAGTAGCCATGTCAAAGGAACAGTATCAGCAACAGCAACAATGGGGATCTAGAGGAGGATTTTCAGGAAGAGCTCGTGGAAGAGGTGGTG accagcagagtggttatgggaaAGTATCCAGGCGAGGTGGTCATCAAAATAGCTACAAACCGTACTAA